Proteins encoded together in one Maricaulis maris window:
- a CDS encoding ABC transporter permease codes for MRAIYLIARREFLSYVATWGFWLSLASVPLFMALGIGMPILIENSQPTRYYVLVDETGGSLEAAIEAQAEASRAEDLERAREAARDLFGDMPQIEAALASQPQLSDERYIRIDAGTTNLDELRPYLTGDTTFTAADGEHRLFAAIYLRQGADSAIQIDYWSANVSDGGLRSQIRNALRAYMQTQFLIDAGVDPGLIETADDLTPSVRELNPERTGDTAEVTDAERIPLVVSAMTAIGLWVIIFSVVNMLLTAMIEEKGNKVLEMMLASTRHHEILTGKLIGVAAVSATLLVVWGGVALLGTLGVQQVAASADMPIADILAAVLDPGLLLPALGYFIIGYLMYGAVFLAIGSLCETLQDAQTLMSPMMLIMMVPLLLVIVALKSPDSSIVAIASWVPLWTPFIMLARLPHDIGIVDIVGTTAAMIAMAAFVIWGSGVLFRMGALNQANQDTVKGWFGMGGKKKPAAS; via the coding sequence ATGCGTGCCATCTATCTCATCGCCCGCCGCGAATTCCTGTCCTATGTCGCCACCTGGGGCTTCTGGCTATCACTGGCCTCGGTGCCGCTCTTCATGGCGCTGGGCATCGGCATGCCGATCCTGATCGAGAACTCCCAGCCAACCCGCTACTACGTCCTCGTTGACGAGACCGGCGGCTCACTGGAGGCGGCCATCGAGGCGCAGGCCGAGGCCAGCCGGGCGGAAGACCTGGAACGGGCGCGCGAGGCGGCGCGAGACCTGTTTGGCGACATGCCGCAGATCGAAGCCGCGCTTGCCTCGCAGCCACAATTGTCCGATGAGCGCTATATTCGCATCGACGCCGGCACCACCAATCTGGACGAACTGCGGCCCTACCTGACCGGTGATACGACCTTCACCGCTGCCGATGGCGAGCATCGCCTTTTTGCGGCGATCTATCTGCGTCAAGGCGCGGATAGCGCGATCCAGATCGATTATTGGAGCGCCAATGTCTCGGACGGCGGCCTGCGCTCGCAGATCCGCAACGCCCTGCGCGCCTACATGCAGACGCAATTCCTCATTGATGCCGGCGTTGACCCGGGCCTGATCGAGACGGCAGACGACCTGACACCCTCTGTTCGCGAACTCAATCCGGAACGCACCGGTGACACGGCCGAAGTCACCGACGCTGAACGCATCCCTTTGGTTGTCAGCGCTATGACGGCCATTGGCCTGTGGGTGATCATCTTCTCCGTGGTCAACATGCTGCTGACGGCGATGATCGAGGAGAAGGGCAACAAGGTGCTGGAAATGATGCTGGCCTCGACCCGGCACCATGAAATTCTCACCGGCAAGCTGATCGGCGTCGCCGCCGTCTCTGCAACCCTGCTGGTGGTCTGGGGCGGGGTCGCCCTTCTTGGCACATTGGGCGTGCAACAGGTCGCGGCCTCGGCTGACATGCCAATCGCCGATATCCTCGCCGCCGTGCTGGATCCAGGCCTGCTTCTGCCGGCCCTGGGCTATTTCATCATCGGCTATCTGATGTATGGCGCCGTCTTCCTGGCCATCGGCTCGCTGTGCGAGACGCTGCAGGACGCCCAGACCCTGATGAGCCCGATGATGCTGATCATGATGGTCCCGCTGCTCCTCGTCATAGTGGCGCTCAAGTCGCCCGACAGCTCGATCGTCGCGATCGCCAGCTGGGTGCCTCTGTGGACGCCATTCATCATGCTGGCACGCTTGCCTCACGACATCGGCATCGTCGATATCGTCGGCACCACGGCGGCAATGATCGCCATGGCCGCCTTCGTGATCTGGGGCTCCGGCGTCCTGTTCCGCATGGGCGCCCTGAACCAGGCCAACCAGGACACGGTCAAGGGCTGGTTCGGGATGGGCGGCAAGAAAAAACCGGCGGCGTCCTGA
- the rpsU gene encoding 30S ribosomal protein S21 — protein sequence MRNGPRVQPNGERAIVQIVVRDNNVEQALRALKKKMQREGTFREMKRRNHYEKPSEKKARQKAEAIRRARKLARKRAQREGLIAKRGGTARR from the coding sequence GTGAGGAATGGCCCTCGCGTCCAACCTAATGGAGAGAGAGCCATCGTACAGATCGTTGTGCGCGACAATAACGTGGAGCAAGCGCTCCGCGCGCTGAAAAAGAAGATGCAGCGGGAAGGTACTTTCCGCGAAATGAAGCGTCGTAACCATTACGAGAAGCCCTCGGAGAAGAAGGCTCGCCAAAAGGCTGAAGCCATTCGCCGCGCGCGCAAGCTGGCGCGCAAGCGGGCACAACGCGAAGGCCTTATCGCCAAGCGTGGTGGAACAGCCCGCCGCTAG
- a CDS encoding COQ9 family protein: MSTLSAHTGEVTKSPHWSRQIDMMEADTLPRSVKDSTRDALLESILPLAAFDGWTEGSFAEACTDAGIDKGQALLACPRGALDLITHWSRQLDGAVVAAVRAADVKAMKIRERVRFGVMARLEAIGPHEEAARRARSRLMLPDAAKDAPQLLWATADTIWRAIGDTSTDVNFYSKRTILAGVYGSTLSTWLNEADAGKVDAQAFLDRRIQNVMDFEKTKANITKLTADLPDLAGLLGKLRHGPGPRV; encoded by the coding sequence GTGTCCACACTGTCAGCACACACGGGTGAGGTGACGAAGTCACCGCACTGGTCTAGACAGATCGACATGATGGAAGCCGATACCCTGCCCCGCTCCGTGAAGGATAGCACACGCGACGCGCTTTTAGAGTCGATTCTACCGTTGGCCGCCTTTGATGGCTGGACCGAGGGAAGTTTCGCGGAAGCCTGCACCGATGCCGGCATCGACAAGGGCCAGGCCCTGCTGGCCTGCCCGCGTGGCGCGCTCGACCTGATCACCCACTGGTCACGGCAGCTGGATGGTGCCGTTGTGGCTGCTGTCCGGGCCGCAGACGTCAAGGCCATGAAGATCCGCGAGCGGGTTCGATTCGGGGTCATGGCGCGCCTTGAAGCCATCGGCCCGCATGAAGAGGCGGCCCGCAGGGCGCGCTCACGGCTGATGCTGCCCGATGCCGCCAAGGACGCGCCGCAACTGCTGTGGGCCACGGCAGACACGATCTGGCGGGCGATTGGCGACACCTCGACCGATGTCAATTTCTACTCCAAGCGCACCATCCTCGCCGGCGTCTATGGCTCCACCCTGTCGACCTGGCTCAACGAGGCCGATGCCGGGAAGGTCGACGCGCAGGCTTTCCTCGACCGTCGCATCCAGAATGTGATGGATTTCGAGAAGACCAAGGCCAACATCACCAAGCTCACCGCCGACCTGCCTGACCTGGCCGGTCTGCTTGGCAAGCTGCGCCACGGACCCGGCCCCCGGGTCTAG
- a CDS encoding metallophosphoesterase: protein MIRTPPDPRAFIDDRGPFDLIGDIHGCFDELKRLLERLGYDQRDHHDWHHPDDRRLVFLGDLVDRGPDTPGVLRTVLSTVEAGRGYCVVGNHDDKFRRWLMGRDVKISHGIAETIAQMQAEPDHFHREMAGFLDTLPHHLVLDQGRLIVAHAGVTADMHGEDSKRVRAFAMYGEVSGDRDEHGLPIRMDWARNYGGEPTVVHGHVAEPEVRERNNVVCIDTGCVFGGHLTALRWPERDYVQVPASEAYFHSPRWG, encoded by the coding sequence ATGATCCGAACACCTCCCGACCCGCGTGCCTTCATCGATGATCGCGGCCCGTTCGATCTGATCGGCGATATTCATGGCTGTTTCGACGAGCTCAAGCGTCTGCTCGAACGCCTCGGCTATGATCAGCGCGACCATCACGACTGGCATCATCCTGACGACCGCCGCCTTGTCTTTCTCGGTGACCTCGTCGACCGCGGGCCGGATACGCCGGGCGTCTTGCGCACGGTGCTGTCCACCGTCGAGGCCGGTCGCGGCTATTGCGTGGTCGGTAATCATGACGACAAATTCCGCCGCTGGCTGATGGGGCGTGACGTCAAGATCTCGCACGGTATTGCCGAGACGATTGCGCAGATGCAGGCCGAGCCGGATCATTTCCATCGCGAGATGGCCGGTTTTCTCGATACGCTGCCCCATCACCTGGTGCTCGATCAGGGTCGTCTCATTGTCGCCCATGCCGGCGTGACGGCTGACATGCATGGCGAGGACAGCAAGCGGGTTCGGGCCTTTGCCATGTATGGCGAGGTGTCTGGTGATCGCGACGAGCACGGTCTGCCGATCCGGATGGACTGGGCCCGCAATTACGGGGGCGAGCCGACCGTGGTCCATGGCCATGTCGCAGAACCCGAGGTCCGCGAGCGCAACAATGTCGTCTGCATTGATACGGGCTGCGTCTTTGGCGGCCACCTGACCGCTTTGCGCTGGCCGGAGCGTGACTATGTCCAGGTGCCGGCCAGCGAAGCCTACTTCCACTCACCGCGCTGGGGCTGA
- a CDS encoding 5-(carboxyamino)imidazole ribonucleotide synthase — translation MSKAPLLPGSVIGILGGGQLGRMLANAGASLGFDVHIYDPEPDCPASRVAARSYCAPWDDAGAVANFASRCDAITYEFENVPVETVAIAAAAAPLRPGAKSLELTQDRFIEKHFINQQGVKTVPFAQVDDIDSLEAAIENIGLPAVLKTRRFGYDGKGQAWIRDAEDARGAWEAIGEQPAILEGAAPFTRELSVVAARSVRGEVLAFPLSENVHGDGILKTTTAPAPGVDRATQERALEIARALGDGLDHVGVFAVELFDLGDGDLIVNEIAPRVHNTGHWTMDGCGCDQFEQHMRAVAGWPLGDPSAHSACVMTNLIGHDADDWPALSADPQARLHLYGKRQTRDGRKMGHVNRLSPL, via the coding sequence ATGAGCAAGGCGCCGCTTCTTCCCGGCAGTGTGATCGGCATTCTCGGTGGCGGCCAGCTGGGTCGCATGCTCGCCAATGCTGGAGCGTCGCTCGGGTTTGACGTCCATATCTATGACCCCGAGCCGGATTGCCCGGCCAGCCGCGTCGCCGCCCGCAGCTATTGCGCGCCCTGGGATGATGCCGGTGCGGTGGCGAATTTCGCCAGTCGCTGTGATGCGATCACCTATGAGTTCGAGAATGTACCGGTCGAGACCGTTGCCATTGCGGCCGCCGCAGCGCCCTTGCGCCCCGGTGCCAAGTCACTGGAGCTGACCCAGGACCGGTTCATCGAAAAGCATTTCATCAACCAGCAGGGCGTGAAGACAGTTCCGTTCGCCCAGGTCGATGATATCGACAGCCTGGAAGCGGCCATTGAAAACATCGGCCTGCCGGCCGTCCTGAAGACCCGCCGTTTCGGCTATGACGGCAAGGGCCAGGCCTGGATCCGTGACGCGGAAGACGCCCGCGGCGCGTGGGAGGCGATCGGCGAGCAGCCCGCCATCCTCGAGGGCGCCGCGCCCTTCACGCGCGAGCTCTCTGTCGTGGCGGCGCGGTCGGTCCGTGGCGAGGTCCTGGCCTTTCCCCTGTCCGAAAATGTGCATGGTGACGGCATCCTGAAGACCACCACGGCGCCGGCCCCCGGTGTCGATCGCGCGACCCAGGAACGGGCCCTGGAGATTGCCCGGGCGCTCGGCGACGGGCTTGATCATGTCGGTGTGTTTGCCGTCGAGCTGTTCGACCTTGGCGATGGCGACCTGATCGTCAACGAGATCGCGCCGCGCGTTCACAATACCGGCCACTGGACCATGGACGGCTGCGGCTGTGACCAGTTCGAGCAGCATATGCGGGCGGTGGCCGGCTGGCCGCTGGGCGACCCGTCGGCCCACTCCGCCTGCGTGATGACCAATCTGATCGGCCATGATGCCGATGACTGGCCAGCCCTGTCGGCCGACCCGCAGGCCCGGCTCCACCTCTATGGCAAGCGCCAGACCCGCGATGGCCGCAAGATGGGCCATGTGAACCGTCTGTCGCCGCTCTGA
- the purE gene encoding 5-(carboxyamino)imidazole ribonucleotide mutase, giving the protein MGSRSDWPTMKKAAHMLDELGIGYETQVVSAHRTPDRLVDFSKGARDRGIKIVIAGAGGAAHLPGMVASMTTLPVLGVPVKSKTLSGQDSLLSIVQMPGGVPVGTLAIGDAGAKNAGLLAASILSLMDAGVATRLAAWRQAQTDSVPVTVED; this is encoded by the coding sequence ATGGGCTCGCGCTCGGACTGGCCGACGATGAAGAAGGCCGCCCACATGCTGGACGAGCTGGGAATCGGCTATGAAACGCAGGTCGTGTCCGCCCACCGGACGCCGGACCGTCTGGTTGATTTTTCCAAGGGCGCGCGCGATCGCGGCATCAAGATTGTCATCGCCGGAGCGGGCGGTGCGGCCCACCTTCCAGGCATGGTGGCCTCGATGACGACGCTTCCGGTTCTCGGTGTGCCGGTCAAATCCAAGACGCTGAGTGGCCAGGACAGTCTTCTCTCCATCGTGCAGATGCCCGGCGGCGTGCCGGTTGGCACGCTGGCGATTGGCGATGCCGGCGCCAAGAATGCGGGCCTGCTGGCGGCGTCGATCCTGTCCCTGATGGATGCCGGCGTGGCCACCCGACTGGCCGCCTGGCGTCAGGCCCAGACCGATAGCGTTCCGGTGACGGTCGAGGACTGA
- a CDS encoding GGDEF domain-containing protein — MRIGPTGPTGNVSRTSKTETARRGGQASASSAPSDSASIMGVPEAELTPNVQRALLSLMGEVDQLRKETERLRGRVRELESLADHDVMLPVLNRRAFLREVSRALALAERHNAPSALVYFDLNGFKAINDQYGHAAGDAALHHVANLLTAHVRETDAVGRLGGDEFAVVLTLTGADGAENKARELAERVSTTPFDYAGRKLTVGTAWGCQPLQAGHRAEDIMANADAAMYACKEAQKAERTRKQA, encoded by the coding sequence ATGCGCATCGGACCGACCGGCCCTACCGGGAATGTTTCCCGCACCAGCAAGACCGAAACTGCCCGTCGCGGCGGCCAGGCGAGCGCCAGCAGCGCACCGTCGGACAGCGCCTCGATCATGGGTGTCCCGGAAGCCGAGCTGACCCCGAATGTCCAGCGCGCCCTGTTGTCGCTGATGGGAGAGGTCGACCAGCTTCGCAAGGAAACCGAGCGCCTGCGCGGGCGTGTCCGCGAGCTGGAATCGCTGGCCGACCACGATGTCATGCTGCCCGTCCTTAACCGCCGCGCTTTCCTGCGCGAAGTCAGTCGCGCCCTCGCCTTGGCCGAGCGCCACAATGCGCCGTCAGCGCTGGTTTATTTCGACCTCAACGGCTTCAAGGCGATCAACGACCAATATGGTCATGCTGCCGGCGATGCCGCCCTGCACCACGTCGCCAACCTGCTCACCGCACATGTGCGCGAAACCGATGCTGTGGGACGACTGGGCGGTGACGAATTCGCGGTTGTTCTGACCCTGACAGGTGCCGACGGCGCCGAGAACAAGGCCCGTGAACTGGCCGAGCGGGTCTCGACGACGCCGTTCGACTATGCCGGACGCAAACTGACCGTCGGAACCGCATGGGGCTGCCAGCCCTTGCAGGCCGGTCACCGCGCCGAGGACATCATGGCGAACGCCGATGCCGCCATGTATGCCTGCAAGGAAGCCCAGAAAGCCGAGCGGACCCGCAAGCAGGCCTGA
- a CDS encoding YdcH family protein: protein MDGENLDQQALTERIERLREQHESLNLEVDALTVNGVVDQLKYARLKKEKLRIKDTISHLEDQLTPDIIA, encoded by the coding sequence ATGGATGGAGAAAACCTGGACCAGCAGGCCCTGACCGAACGGATCGAGCGCCTGCGGGAGCAGCATGAATCCCTCAATCTTGAAGTCGACGCCCTCACGGTCAACGGGGTGGTCGATCAGCTCAAATACGCGCGCCTGAAGAAAGAAAAGCTGCGGATCAAGGATACGATCTCGCACCTGGAAGACCAGCTCACGCCTGACATCATCGCCTGA
- a CDS encoding UbiX family flavin prenyltransferase yields MMKPDRMIVGVSGASGIIYGIRAMEALKVLGIETHLVASKAAEMTLGYETEFSIKEFRAKADHVYKMPDVGAPIASGSFATRGMLIAPCSVKTMSEIATGVTSSLLTRAADVVLKERRRLVLMVRETPFHLGHLRTMQTLTEMGAVICPPLPAFYALPKTIDDVVDQSVGRALDLFGLDWDGTRRWGEDLEGGRR; encoded by the coding sequence ATGATGAAACCGGACCGGATGATTGTGGGTGTCTCGGGCGCCTCGGGGATCATCTACGGCATACGCGCGATGGAAGCCCTCAAGGTGCTTGGCATCGAAACGCATCTGGTTGCATCGAAGGCCGCCGAGATGACGCTTGGTTATGAAACAGAGTTTTCGATCAAGGAGTTCCGCGCCAAGGCCGACCATGTCTACAAGATGCCTGATGTGGGCGCCCCGATCGCTTCGGGCTCGTTTGCGACCCGCGGCATGCTGATCGCCCCGTGCTCGGTGAAGACCATGTCGGAGATCGCCACCGGGGTGACGTCCAGCCTTTTGACCCGCGCCGCCGATGTCGTTCTCAAGGAGCGTCGCCGCCTCGTCCTGATGGTTCGCGAGACGCCTTTCCACCTCGGACACCTCCGAACCATGCAAACGCTGACCGAAATGGGTGCGGTGATTTGTCCCCCTCTGCCGGCCTTCTACGCGCTGCCGAAAACCATCGACGATGTGGTTGACCAGTCCGTGGGTCGGGCGCTCGACCTGTTCGGGCTCGACTGGGACGGCACCCGACGCTGGGGCGAGGACCTGGAGGGTGGACGGCGCTAG
- a CDS encoding YdcH family protein: MPIEARIRELDAKHMRLDTQLDEVKKHPSADSLELARLKKQKLRVKEQIASLRTPPRETLTG, from the coding sequence ATGCCCATCGAAGCCCGCATCCGTGAGCTCGACGCGAAACACATGCGTCTGGATACTCAACTCGACGAGGTCAAAAAGCACCCGTCGGCGGATTCCCTGGAACTGGCGCGCCTCAAGAAACAAAAGCTCCGAGTCAAGGAACAGATAGCCAGCTTGCGAACGCCGCCGCGCGAGACGCTGACCGGCTAG
- a CDS encoding tetratricopeptide repeat protein: MRLTALLAASLLLMPALSSASHAQSPAETAECSAGRAALDLGNNEEAIRLFRACLDGADLDMNQEIGVYAALGAALLSEQDFQAALEAYNFAFAIVETNGARMVEPTLYRNRGIARSELGQYEGALNDLETAAAAAPNDTLTQITLGVVYQALDRDADAVVAFDTVVRLEPDWIGAWINRAGALLDVGLTGPAVDDARRAVELDPESGTTLNMLCWTLIQDGRAETALPLCEQAVAAEPDIGAIVHSHATALEAVGRMREARPLFRRAWQLSPEDPEILQDYERTHNP, encoded by the coding sequence ATGCGATTGACCGCCCTTCTTGCTGCCAGCCTGCTGCTCATGCCGGCCCTGTCGTCGGCGAGCCATGCCCAGAGCCCGGCGGAAACCGCCGAATGTTCGGCCGGCCGCGCCGCCTTGGACCTCGGCAATAATGAGGAGGCGATCCGCCTGTTCCGCGCCTGCCTGGACGGCGCCGACCTCGACATGAACCAGGAGATCGGCGTCTACGCCGCGCTTGGCGCGGCCCTGCTCTCCGAACAGGATTTCCAGGCCGCCCTCGAGGCCTATAACTTTGCCTTCGCCATTGTCGAAACCAATGGCGCGCGCATGGTCGAGCCGACACTCTACCGCAATCGTGGCATCGCCCGCTCCGAGCTGGGCCAGTATGAGGGCGCGCTCAATGACCTCGAAACGGCCGCCGCCGCGGCTCCGAACGACACCCTGACCCAGATCACGCTCGGCGTTGTCTACCAGGCCCTGGATCGCGATGCCGATGCGGTTGTCGCGTTTGACACCGTGGTTCGCCTCGAACCGGACTGGATTGGCGCCTGGATCAACCGGGCCGGCGCTCTGCTGGATGTCGGCCTGACCGGACCGGCCGTCGACGATGCCCGCCGCGCCGTTGAACTCGACCCGGAATCGGGGACCACACTCAACATGCTGTGCTGGACCCTGATCCAGGACGGTCGTGCGGAAACCGCACTTCCCCTTTGCGAACAGGCGGTGGCAGCAGAGCCGGATATCGGCGCGATCGTTCACTCCCACGCAACGGCCCTGGAAGCGGTTGGTCGGATGAGAGAGGCACGCCCCCTGTTCCGGCGCGCCTGGCAGCTTTCGCCGGAAGACCCTGAAATCCTGCAGGACTACGAGCGCACCCACAATCCCTAG
- a CDS encoding SDR family NAD(P)-dependent oxidoreductase, with the protein MGDRVAIVTGGANGIGKACARRLSEDGCHVVIADIDSNAGQALAEELGSDKGKALFVSCNVADRLAVNNLLSETRSTFERLDVLVNNAGIVAGGDILTLSESDFDKVIGVNLRGAFLVAREAARQMVDQIEEDGERAEDVRRRYAIINMSSVNGVMALPDQLAYCATKGAINQLTKSMALSLAKYGIRVNAIGPGSINTDVLKAVADNPEAMDKIMSRTPLQRIGDPDEIASVASFLASRDASYITGTTIYADGGRLALNYTVPKSS; encoded by the coding sequence ATGGGTGATCGCGTCGCTATCGTAACCGGAGGTGCCAACGGTATCGGCAAGGCGTGCGCGCGCCGCCTGTCGGAAGATGGCTGCCATGTTGTCATCGCCGATATTGACAGCAATGCCGGGCAGGCGCTGGCCGAGGAGCTTGGTTCCGACAAGGGCAAGGCCCTCTTTGTGTCCTGCAATGTCGCTGACCGCCTCGCCGTCAACAATCTCCTGTCCGAGACCCGCTCCACCTTCGAACGCCTTGACGTGCTGGTGAACAATGCCGGGATTGTCGCGGGTGGGGACATCCTAACCCTGTCCGAAAGCGATTTCGACAAGGTCATCGGGGTCAATTTGCGCGGCGCCTTCCTGGTCGCCCGCGAGGCCGCCCGGCAGATGGTCGACCAGATCGAGGAAGATGGTGAGCGGGCCGAGGATGTCCGTCGGCGCTACGCCATCATCAACATGTCCTCGGTCAATGGCGTCATGGCCTTGCCCGACCAGCTGGCCTATTGCGCAACCAAGGGCGCGATCAACCAGCTGACCAAGTCGATGGCGCTCTCGCTCGCCAAATACGGCATCCGCGTCAACGCGATCGGGCCGGGCAGCATCAACACGGATGTGCTCAAGGCCGTCGCCGACAATCCCGAGGCCATGGACAAGATCATGTCGCGGACGCCGCTGCAGCGGATCGGGGATCCCGACGAGATTGCTTCCGTCGCCTCCTTCCTGGCGTCGCGGGATGCCAGCTATATCACCGGCACGACGATCTATGCCGATGGGGGTCGCCTGGCGCTGAACTACACCGTCCCCAAGAGCAGCTAA
- a CDS encoding DUF1013 domain-containing protein: MTEILMPKATAVWLVDNTSLTFDQIADFCGLHPLEVKGIADGDVAVGVRGADPISNGQLTREEIQKAEDTATYRMTVIKPKYSELHQPAKRRGPRYTPLSRRQNRPDAIAWLVRNHPELADAQISKLIGTTKTTIQAVRERSHWNSANIKPTDPVSLGLCTQIDLDEQVKKASARRRKLEEENPELLTDTLKAKEDLHQAEEKPEQEAEIDLETLFGSPKSE, encoded by the coding sequence ATGACCGAGATCCTGATGCCGAAAGCGACGGCCGTCTGGCTCGTCGACAACACCTCGCTGACCTTCGACCAGATCGCCGATTTCTGCGGCCTGCATCCGCTCGAAGTGAAGGGCATTGCCGATGGCGACGTCGCAGTGGGTGTGCGCGGTGCCGATCCGATTTCCAACGGTCAGCTGACGCGCGAAGAGATCCAGAAGGCGGAGGATACAGCCACCTACCGCATGACGGTTATCAAGCCGAAATATTCCGAGCTGCACCAGCCGGCCAAGCGCCGCGGTCCGCGCTACACGCCGCTGTCGCGCCGCCAGAACCGTCCGGACGCCATTGCCTGGCTCGTGCGCAACCACCCGGAGCTGGCCGATGCCCAGATCTCCAAGCTGATCGGAACGACCAAGACGACGATCCAGGCCGTGCGCGAGCGCAGCCACTGGAATTCGGCCAATATCAAGCCGACCGATCCGGTCTCGCTCGGCCTGTGCACCCAGATCGACCTCGACGAGCAGGTCAAGAAGGCGTCGGCCCGCCGTCGCAAGCTCGAGGAGGAAAATCCCGAGCTGCTGACAGACACGCTGAAGGCCAAGGAAGACCTGCACCAGGCGGAAGAGAAGCCGGAACAGGAAGCCGAGATCGATCTCGAGACCCTGTTCGGCAGCCCCAAGTCCGAATAG
- a CDS encoding NAD(P)H-quinone oxidoreductase — MTETRDNQIVIAREPGGPEVLDLVTRPLPTPGPGEILIRNVACGVNRPDQIERLGFYPAPPGAPEGLGLEVAGHVEAVGDGVSGFAAGDAVCALVAGGGYARYSIAPAGSVLPVPDGMAVEDAAGLPETVFTVWTNVFEIGALSRGETFLVHGGTSGIGSTAIQMAKAAGARVIATAGTADKVALCKTLGADIAINYRDADFETVVTEAGGADVILDMVGGAYVQKNINCANMGARLVSIAFLTGSRVELDLMRVMLKRITLTGSTLRARPLAEKARLAAAVKATVWPWIAAGKLAPVVDSRFRLEDVRAAHARLDSGAHAGKILLDC; from the coding sequence ATGACCGAGACCCGCGACAATCAAATCGTGATCGCCCGAGAACCCGGCGGGCCTGAGGTTCTGGACCTGGTGACGCGGCCGCTGCCGACACCGGGGCCGGGCGAAATCCTGATCCGGAATGTCGCTTGCGGCGTCAATCGTCCGGACCAGATCGAACGTCTCGGCTTCTATCCGGCGCCGCCCGGTGCTCCTGAGGGTCTGGGCCTGGAGGTAGCCGGTCATGTTGAGGCTGTGGGCGACGGCGTGTCGGGTTTCGCAGCGGGTGATGCGGTCTGCGCCCTGGTCGCCGGGGGTGGCTATGCGCGCTATTCGATCGCGCCGGCCGGATCGGTCCTGCCGGTGCCGGATGGTATGGCTGTCGAGGACGCAGCCGGTCTGCCCGAGACCGTGTTCACCGTCTGGACAAATGTGTTCGAGATCGGTGCGCTGTCGCGCGGTGAGACATTCCTGGTCCATGGCGGGACAAGCGGTATCGGCTCCACCGCCATCCAGATGGCCAAGGCGGCTGGAGCCCGGGTCATCGCGACCGCCGGAACCGCGGACAAGGTTGCGCTCTGCAAGACCCTGGGCGCCGATATCGCGATCAATTACCGCGACGCGGATTTCGAGACGGTGGTGACCGAAGCCGGCGGCGCCGACGTGATCCTCGACATGGTGGGGGGCGCCTATGTCCAGAAGAATATCAATTGCGCCAATATGGGCGCGCGCCTGGTCTCGATCGCCTTCCTGACCGGCAGCCGGGTCGAGCTCGACCTGATGCGGGTCATGCTCAAGCGGATCACCCTGACCGGCTCCACCCTTCGGGCCCGCCCCCTGGCCGAGAAGGCGCGACTGGCTGCCGCGGTGAAGGCAACGGTCTGGCCGTGGATTGCGGCGGGCAAGCTCGCGCCGGTGGTCGACAGCCGGTTCCGGCTGGAGGATGTGCGCGCCGCGCACGCGCGTCTCGATTCCGGCGCGCACGCTGGAAAAATTCTTCTCGATTGCTGA
- a CDS encoding DUF1192 domain-containing protein yields MFHDEDSIASQRARQGIIPGEDLSALSLDDLAERRATLEAEIRRIEDITEKKKTGLSEADAVFKL; encoded by the coding sequence ATGTTCCATGACGAGGACAGCATCGCAAGCCAACGCGCCAGACAAGGCATCATCCCTGGCGAGGACCTCAGCGCCCTGTCGCTGGATGACCTCGCCGAGCGCCGCGCCACGCTGGAAGCCGAGATCCGCCGCATTGAGGACATCACTGAGAAAAAGAAGACCGGGCTGAGCGAAGCCGACGCCGTGTTTAAGCTTTGA